One segment of Rosa chinensis cultivar Old Blush chromosome 6, RchiOBHm-V2, whole genome shotgun sequence DNA contains the following:
- the LOC112170426 gene encoding proteasome subunit alpha type-1-A, translating to MFRNQYDTDVTTWSPAGRLFQVEYAMEAVKQGSAAIGLRSKTHVVLACVNKANSELSSHQKKIFKVDDHIGVAIAGLTADGRVLSRYMRSECINYNYTYESPLPVGRLVVQLADKAQVCTQRSWKRPYGVGLLVGGLDESGAHLYYNCPSGNYFEYQAFAIGSRSQAAKTYLERRFQSFTDSTREDLIKDALIATRETLQGEKLRSSICTVAVMGVGEAFHILDQDNVQKLIDAFEIVGQDEAPAAEPDAAVPAEQGAPAEGGAGAGADAGAAPEVDVAPMDI from the exons ATGTTCAGGAACCAGTACGACACTGACGTCACTACATGGAGCCCCGCCGGGCGGCTCTTCCAGGTCGAGTACGCCATGGAGGCCGTGAAGCAAGGCTCGGCGGCGATTGGCCTCCGATCTAAGACCCACGTGGTCTTGGCCTGCGTCAACAAGGCCAACTCCGAGCTCTCTTCCCACCAGAAGAAGATTTTCAAGGTCGACGACCACATCGGCGTCGCCATTGCCGGACTCACCGCCGACGGCCGTGTTCTCTCACGGTATATGCGATCCGAGTGCATCAACTACAACTATACTTATGAGTCGCCTCTGCCCGTCGGACGACTCGTCGTTCAGCTCGCCGATAAGGCGCAG GTTTGCACTCAACGCTCATGGAAACGACCATATGGTGTTGGACTTCTAGTAGGTGGGTTGGATGAATCTGGAGCTCATCTATATTACAACTGCCCAAGTGGAAACTACTTTGAATACCAGGCTTTTGCAATTGGATCTCGCTCACAAGCTGCAAAGACATACTTGGAACGCAGGTTTCAGAGCTTCACAGATTCTACACGGGAGGATCTGATCAAGGATGCACTCATTGCAACAAGGGAAACCTTGCAGGGGGAAAAACTCAGAAGTTCCATATGCACGGTTGCTGTGATGGGAGTTGGGGAGGCATTCCATATATTGGATCAGGACAATGTTCAGAAGCTGATTGATGCTTTCGAGATTGTGGGGCAGGATGAAGCTCCTGCTGCTGAACCTGATGCTGCTGTTCCGGCCGAGCAGGGTGCTCCTGCAGAAGGGGGTGCTGGTGCTGGAGCTGACGCGGGTGCTGCTCCTGAGGTTGATGTAGCTCCAATGGATATTTGA
- the LOC112171731 gene encoding phenylcoumaran benzylic ether reductase Betv6 codes for MADPQKSKILVIGGTGYIGKFIVEASAKANHPTFALVRETTVNDPAKGKLIQNFKNLGVTLLYGDLNDEHESLVKVIKKVDVVISTVAGRPLPDQTKLIAAIKAAGNVKRFLPSEFGNDMDNVKDAVEPAKSVIESKAQIRRAIEAGGIPYTYVSCNCFAGYFLPTLAQPDATSPPRDKVIILGDGNAKAIFAEEEDISTYTIRAVDDPRTLNKVLHLRPPRNIYSFNELVALWEKKIGKALGKVYVPEDKLLNDIIETPFPQNAILAIEHSVFVKGDQTSFEIEPSIGVEASELYPDVEYTTVEDYLDQFV; via the exons ATGGCTGATCCTCAGAAAAGCAAGATTTTGGTAATCGGAGGCACCGGCTACATCGGCAAGTTCATCGTTGAAGCGAGCGCAAAGGCTAATCATCCCACATTTGCTCTTGTTAGGGAGACCACTGTCAATGACCCTGCCAAGGGAAAActtattcaaaatttcaagaactTGGGAGTCACTTTGCTCTAT GGAGATCTCAATGACGAGCACGAGAGTTTGGTGAAGGTGATCAAAAAGGTGGACGTGGTGATATCAACAGTGGCTGGCAGGCCGCTACCAGATCAAACCAAGCTCATTGCCGCTATTAAAGCAGCTGGTAATGTCAAG AGATTCCTCCCCTCGGAGTTCGGAAACGATATGGATAATGTAAAGGATGCAGTTGAGCCGGCCAAATCTGTAATTGAGAGCAAAGCCCAAATCCGGCGTGCTATAGAGGCCGGGGGGATTCCCTACACATATGTCTCCTGCAACTGCTTTGCAGGCTATTTTCTACCCACATTGGCACAGCCAGATGCCACTTCTCCACCCAGAGACAAAGTCATCATCTTAGGGGATGGAAATGCAAAGG CAATCTTTGCCGAGGAAGAGGACATTAGCACCTATACAATCCGAGCAGTTGATGACCCAAGAACACTGAACAAGGTTCTCCACCTCAGGCCTCCCCGAAACATTTACTCCTTCAATGAACTCGTTGCCTTGTGGGAGAAGAAAATTGgcaaagccctcgggaaggtcTATGTTCCAGAGGACAAACTCCTAAACGATATTATAG AGACCCCATTTCCCCAAAATGCGATATTGGCGATCGAACACTCTGTATTTGTGAAAGGAGATCAAACCAGCTTTGAGATTGAGCCGTCGATCGGAGTCGAAGCTTCCGAGCTATACCCGGATGTTGAATACACCACTGTGGAGGACTACCTCGACCAATTTGTTTAA
- the LOC112174522 gene encoding gamma carbonic anhydrase 1, mitochondrial has protein sequence MGTLGRAIYTVGFWIRETGQAVDRLGSRLQGSYYFKEQLSRHRTLMNVFDKAPVVDKDAFVAPSASVIGDVQVGRGSSIWYGCVLRGDVNHIVIGAGTNIQDNSLVHVAKSNLSGKVLPTIIGDNVTVGHSAVVHGCTVEDEAFVGMGATLLDGVVVEKHAMVAAGALVRQNTRIPSGEVWAGNPAKFLRKLTDEEIAFISQSATNYVNLAQVHAAENGKSFDEIEFEKALRKKFARRDEEYDSMLGVVREIPPELILPDNVLPDKALKAEK, from the exons atggggaCTTTAGGAAGAGCGATATACACCGTCGGATTCTGGATTAGGGAGACCGGCCAGGCCGTCGATCGCCTCGGCAGCCGCCTCCAAGGAAGCTACTACTTCAAGGAGCAGC TGTCTAGGCATCGGACTCTCATGAATGTATTCGATAAAGCACCTGTTGTTGACAAGGATGCATTTGTGGCCCCAAGTGCCTCCGTCATTGGTGATGTTCAAGTGGGAAGAGGATCTTCTATTTGGTATGGATGTGTATTGAGAG GTGATGTGAACCACATTGTTATTGGAGCTGGAACTAACATACAGGACAACTCCCTTGTGCATGTGGCAAAGTCTAATTTAAGTGGGAAGGTGTTGCCAACCATTATTGGTGATAATGTCACCGTAG GTCACAGTGCTGTTGTACATGGCTGTACGGTTGAGGATGAGGCCTTTGTTGGTATGGGAGCCACACTGCTTGATGGTGTCGTTGTTGAGAAACATGCTATGGTTGCTGCCGGAGCCCTTGTGAGACAGAATACAAGGATCCCCAGTGGAGAG GTATGGGCAGGGAATCCAGCTAAGTTCCTGAGGAAGCTCACAGATGAAGAAATAGCCTTCATCTCCCAGTCAGCCACTAATTACGTTAACCTTGCACAAGTCCATGCGGCTGAGAATGGGAAGTCCTTTGATGAGATTGAGTTTGAGAAGGCCCTTCGTAAGAAGTTTGCTCGTCGTGATGAGGAGTATGACTCAATGCTGGGTGTTGTTCGTGAAATTCCCCCAGAACTTATTCTTCCAGATAATGTATTACCAGATAAAGCACTCAAGGCTGAAAAATGA
- the LOC112170425 gene encoding uncharacterized sugar kinase slr0537, whose product MGAEATLVTTTNSNSGEAPLVLGLQAAALIDHVARVDWSLLDQLPGERGGSIPVAIEELEHILKEVKTHVISSPDESLPMKTMAGGSVANTIRGLSAGFGVSCGIIGACGDDEQGQLFVSNMSSHAVNLERLRMKKGSTAQCVCLVDESGNRTMRPCLSSAVKLHPKEDDLTRADFKGCKWLLMRYAIFNIEVIQAAIKVAKQEGLLVSLDLASFEMVRNYKSPLLQLLESGNIDLCFANEDEATELLRGRNGEHDADPEAALEFLGKHCQWAVVTLGSNGCIAKHGKEIVRVPAIGEANAIDATGAGDLFAGGFLYGLVRGLSLEECCKVGSCSGGTVIRSLGGEVPPESWQWMYKQMQIKGLPLPDIQL is encoded by the exons ATGGGAGCAGAAGCGACCTTAGTCACCACCACCAACTCCAACAGCGGCGAGGCTCCTCTGGTTCTGGGACTTCAAGCCGCCGCCCTCATTGATCACGTGGCTCGCGTAGACTGGTCCTTGCTCGACCAACTCCCCGGCGAGCGCGGTGGCTCCATCCCC GTTGCAATTGAAGAGCTTGAGCATATATTGAAAGAGGTGAAGACCCATGTTATATCATCCCCTGATGAATCTCTGCCTATGAAAACCATGGCTGGTGGGAGTGTGGCCAATACTATTAGAGGGTTGAGTGCAGGGTTTGGAGTCTCCTGTGGGATCATTGGTGCATGTGGGGATGATGAGCAAGGCCAGTTGTTTGTTAGTAACATGAGCTCTCATGCTGTGAACCTTGAGAGGTTGAGGATGAAGAAGGGATCCACAGCTCAG tgtgtttgcttggttgatgaGTCTGGCAATCGGACAATGCGTCCATGTCTCTCTAGTGCTGTGAAGCTTCACCCAAAG GAGGATGACTTGACAAGGGCAGATTTTAAAGGATGTAAA TGGTTGTTGATGAGGTACGCCATATTTAACATTGAAGTGATTCAGGCAGCTATAAAGGTCGCCAAACAAGAGGGTCTTCTTGTGTCCTTGGATTTGGCCAGCTTTGAG ATGGTTCGCAACTATAAATCACCTCTTCTACAGTTGCTGGAGTCAGGGAACATAGACCTCTGCTTTGCCAATGAGGATGAAGCAACAGAGCTGCTAAG AGGTCGTAATGGTGAACATGATGCTGACCCTGAGGCTGCACTTGAATTTTTGGGGAAACACTGCCAGTGGGCAGTGGTAACATTAGGCAGTAATGGATGCATTGCAAAGCACGGAAAAGAG ATTGTGAGAGTTCCAGCCATTGGGGAAGCCAATGCAATAGATGCCACAGGTGCAGGCGACTTGTTTGCCGGTGGGTTTTTGTACGGATTGGTGAGGGGATTATCTCTAGAGGAATGCTGCAAAGTTGGCTCATGCAGTGGGGGAACAGTTATTCGCTCTCTCGGTGGTGAGGTGCCACCTGAGAGTTGGCAATGGATGTACAAGCAGATGCAGATCAAGGGCCTCCCTCTTCCGGACATCCAActatga
- the LOC112174661 gene encoding protein RER1B: MEGVASDAGSAVAPLAKWRDEFARTFQYYLDRSTPNPVHRWLGTLAVAAIYVLRVYLVQGFYIVSYGLGIYILNLLIGFLSPKVDPELEALDGAALPTRGSDEFKPFIRRLPEFKFWYSITKAFCVAFLMTFFSVFDVPVFWPILLCYWIVLFVLTMKRQIMHMIKYKYVPFSIGKQRYVGKPAASSSGSVD; the protein is encoded by the exons ATGGAAGGAGTGGCAAGTGATGCAGGCTCAGCAGTGGCGCCTCTTGCCAAGTGGAGGGATGAGTTTGCTAGGACGTTTCAGTACTATTTGGACCGTTCGACTCCTAATCCGGTCCATAGGTGGCTGGGAACACTTGCTGTGGCTGCGATTTATGTGTTGCGAGTTTACTTGGTTCAGGGGTTTTACATTGTGTCATACGGCCTGGGAATTTATATCTTGAATCTGTTGATTGGGTTTCTCTCGCCAAAGGTTGATCCGGAGCTTGAGGCCTTGGATGGGGCTGCATTGCCAACGAGAGGCTCAGATGAGTTTAAACCATTCATCCGCCGCCTTCCTGAGTTCAAGTTCTG GTATTCCATTACAAAGGCTTTCTGTGTCGCCTTTCTGATGACCTTCTTTTCTGTATTTGATGTCCCTGTTTTCTGGCCCATACTCCTCTGTTATTGGATTGTTCTTTTTGTCCTTACAATGAAGCGCCAAATCATGCACATGATCAAGTACAAGTATGTTCCATTCAGCATTGGAAAGCAG AGGTATGTAGGGAAGCCTGCTGCAAGTAGTAGTGGCTCCGTGGACTGA
- the LOC112168914 gene encoding phenylcoumaran benzylic ether reductase Betv6, whose product MAAQKSKILIIGGTGYIGKFIVEASAKASHPTFLLARETTVNDPAKGALIQNFKNSGVTLLYGDLYDHESLVKAIKQVDVVISAVGHMQIADQTKIIAAIKEAGNVKRFFPSEFGNDVDRVHAVEPAKSAFAMKAQIRRAIEAEGIPYTYVSSNCFAAYFLPTLAQPGATSPPRDKVIILGDGNAKAIFNKEDDIGTYTIRAVDDPRTLNKVLYLKPPRNIYSFNELVALWEKKIGKVLEKVYVPEDKLLSDILEAPIPINVILAINHSVFVKGDHTNFEIEPSFGVEASELYPDVKYTTVEEYLDQFV is encoded by the exons ATGGCCGCTCAGAAAAGCAAGATCTTGATCATCGGAGGCACCGGCTATATAGGCAAGTTCATTGTCGAAGCGAGCGCAAAGGCTAGCCATCCCACCTTTCTTCTTGCTAGGGAGACCACAGTCAATGACCCTGCCAAGGGAGCTCTCATTCAGAACTTCAAGAACTCGGGGGTCACTTTGCTCTAT GGGGATCTTTATGATCATGAGAGCTTGGTGAAGGCGATCAAACAGGTCGATGTGGTGATATCAGCGGTGGGCCACATGCAGATAGCAGATCAAACCAAGATCATTGCGGCCATCAAAGAAGCTGGTAATGTCAAG AGATTCTTCCCCTCGGAATTTGGAAACGATGTGGATCGTGTACATGCGGTTGAGCCAGCAAAATCTGCATTTGCAATGAAAGCCCAAATCCGCCGCGCTATAGAGGCTGAGGGGATACCCTACACTTATGTCTCCAGCAACTGCTTTGCAGCCTATTTTCTGCCCACGTTGGCACAGCCAGGAGCCACTTCTCCGCCCAGAGACAAAGTCATCATCTTAGGGGATGGAAATGCAAAGG CAATCTTCAACAAGGAAGACGACATTGGCACCTATACGATCCGAGCGGTTGATGATCCAAGAACACTGAACAAGGTCCTCTACCTCAAGCCTCCTAGAAACATTTACTCCTTCAATGAACTGGTTGCCTTGTGGGAGAAGAAAATTGGCAAAGTTCTTGAGAAGGTCTATGTTCCAGAGGACAAACTCCTCAGCGACATTCTTG agGCTCCAATTCCGATCAATGTGATATTGGCAATCAACCACTCTGTGTTCGTGAAAGGAGATCATACCAACTTCGAGATCGAGCCGTCTTTCGGAGTCGAAGCCTCCGAGCTGTACCCGGATGTTAAGTACACCACTGTGGAGGAGTATCTCGACCAATTTGTTTAA